Proteins encoded by one window of Streptacidiphilus sp. PB12-B1b:
- a CDS encoding ABC transporter ATP-binding protein — protein sequence MIEVHELTKLYGDTLAVDHLSFQVPQGVVTGFLGPNGAGKSTTMRMMLDLDRPTSGRVSIDGKHYAQLNEPLKHIGALLEAKAVHPGRSAYNHLLWLAQSNRIPTRRVDEVLRLVGLREVAKRRSGGFSLGMGQRLGIAAALLGDPRVLLFDEPVNGLDPEGILWVRNLMKSLAEEGRTVFVSSHLMSEMAVTADHLVVIGQGRLLANLSMDDFIDQNSHSYVRVRSPEPEALLDALTGAGLSVKPSTDSAHAGAYEVPDADAAVIGDLARDRGLALHELSPQRASLEEAFMRMTADSVVYRTGAGPDRGAAPQPDRHAHQGPNGETRPNGETRTAAPTGAVTAEPGSGWGAGWKKES from the coding sequence ATGATCGAGGTCCACGAGCTGACCAAGCTGTATGGCGACACGCTCGCCGTGGACCACCTCAGCTTCCAGGTGCCGCAGGGCGTGGTCACCGGCTTCCTCGGCCCGAACGGCGCGGGCAAGTCCACCACCATGCGGATGATGCTGGACCTGGACCGGCCCACCAGCGGCCGGGTCAGCATCGACGGCAAGCACTACGCCCAGCTCAACGAGCCGCTCAAGCACATCGGCGCGCTGCTGGAGGCCAAGGCCGTGCACCCGGGCCGCAGCGCCTACAACCACCTGCTCTGGCTGGCCCAGAGCAACCGCATCCCGACCCGCCGGGTGGACGAGGTGCTGCGCCTGGTGGGGCTGCGGGAGGTCGCCAAGCGCCGCTCCGGGGGCTTCTCGCTGGGCATGGGCCAGCGGCTGGGCATCGCCGCCGCGCTGCTCGGCGATCCGCGGGTGCTGCTCTTCGACGAGCCGGTCAACGGGCTGGACCCGGAGGGCATCCTGTGGGTCCGCAACCTGATGAAGTCGCTGGCCGAGGAGGGCCGCACGGTCTTCGTCTCCTCGCACCTGATGAGCGAGATGGCCGTCACCGCCGACCACCTGGTCGTCATCGGGCAGGGCCGGCTGCTGGCCAACCTCTCGATGGACGACTTCATCGACCAGAACTCGCACAGCTACGTCCGGGTCCGCAGCCCCGAGCCGGAGGCCCTGCTGGACGCGCTCACCGGCGCCGGGCTGAGCGTCAAGCCGTCCACGGACAGCGCGCACGCGGGCGCGTACGAGGTGCCGGACGCCGACGCCGCGGTCATCGGCGACCTGGCCCGGGACCGGGGCCTGGCGCTGCACGAGCTGAGCCCGCAGCGGGCCTCGCTGGAGGAGGCGTTCATGCGGATGACGGCCGATTCGGTGGTCTACCGCACCGGCGCCGGCCCGGACCGAGGCGCCGCCCCGCAGCCGGACCGGCACGCGCACCAGGGCCCGAACGGGG
- a CDS encoding acetyl-CoA C-acetyltransferase — MSNRANNATTSVIVAGARTPMGRLLGSLKGFSGADLGGIAIKAALERAGITGEQVQYVIMGQVLQAGAGQIPARQAAVKAGIPMNVPALTVNKVCLSGLDAIALADQLIRAGEFDVVVAGGQESMTNAPHLLPKSREGYKYGAVELLDAMAYDGLTDAFENIPMGESTETHNGRLGIGREEQDAVAARSHQLAAAAQKNGVFDQEIVPVEIPQRKGDPVLFSKDEGIRGDTTVETLAKLRPAFTRDGTITAGTSSQISDGAAAVVVMSKAKAEELGLEWIAEIGAHGNVAGPDNSLQSQPSNAIRHALQKEGIGVDELDLVEINEAFAAVAVQSVKDLGISFDKVNVNGGAIALGHPIGMSGARVVLTLALELKRRGGGTGVAALCGGGGQGDALIVRVP; from the coding sequence ATGAGCAACAGGGCTAACAACGCCACCACCTCAGTGATCGTCGCCGGTGCGCGCACCCCCATGGGGCGCCTGCTCGGCTCGCTCAAGGGCTTCTCCGGCGCGGACCTCGGCGGCATCGCCATCAAGGCGGCGCTGGAGCGGGCCGGGATCACCGGCGAGCAGGTCCAGTACGTGATCATGGGGCAGGTGCTGCAGGCCGGCGCCGGTCAGATCCCGGCGCGCCAGGCCGCCGTCAAGGCCGGCATCCCGATGAACGTCCCGGCGCTGACCGTGAACAAGGTCTGCCTCTCCGGCCTGGACGCCATCGCCCTGGCCGACCAGCTGATCCGCGCGGGCGAGTTCGACGTCGTCGTCGCCGGCGGCCAGGAGTCCATGACCAACGCCCCCCACCTGCTGCCCAAGTCCCGCGAGGGCTACAAGTACGGCGCGGTGGAGCTGCTCGACGCCATGGCCTACGACGGCCTCACCGACGCCTTCGAGAACATCCCCATGGGCGAGTCCACCGAGACCCACAACGGCCGTCTCGGCATCGGCCGCGAGGAGCAGGACGCGGTGGCCGCCCGCTCGCACCAGCTGGCCGCCGCCGCCCAGAAGAACGGCGTCTTCGACCAGGAGATCGTCCCGGTCGAGATCCCGCAGCGCAAGGGCGACCCGGTGCTGTTCAGCAAGGACGAGGGCATCCGCGGCGACACCACCGTGGAGACCCTGGCCAAGCTGCGCCCCGCCTTCACCCGGGACGGCACCATCACCGCCGGCACCTCCTCGCAGATCTCCGACGGCGCGGCCGCGGTCGTGGTGATGAGCAAGGCCAAGGCCGAGGAGCTGGGCCTGGAGTGGATCGCCGAGATCGGCGCCCACGGCAACGTCGCGGGCCCGGACAACTCGCTGCAGTCGCAGCCGTCCAACGCCATCAGGCACGCCCTGCAGAAGGAGGGCATCGGCGTCGACGAGCTGGACCTGGTCGAGATCAACGAGGCGTTCGCGGCCGTGGCCGTGCAGTCGGTCAAGGACCTCGGCATCTCCTTCGACAAGGTCAACGTCAACGGCGGCGCCATCGCCCTCGGCCACCCGATCGGCATGTCCGGCGCCCGGGTCGTGCTGACCCTGGCCCTGGAACTGAAGCGGCGCGGCGGCGGCACCGGCGTGGCGGCCCTGTGCGGCGGCGGCGGCCAGGGTGACGCGCTGATCGTCCGCGTGCCGTAG
- the meaB gene encoding methylmalonyl Co-A mutase-associated GTPase MeaB: MMDVATLVEQARQGRPRAVARLISLVEGASPQLREVMAALAPLTGNAYVVGLTGSPGVGKSTSTSALVTAYRKLGLRVGVLAVDPSSPFSGGALLGDRVRMQDHATDPEVFIRSMATRGHLGGLAWSAPQAIRVLDAAGCEVVLVETVGVGQSEVEIAAQADTTVVLLAPGMGDGIQAAKAGILEIGDVYVVNKADRDGADATARELNHMLGLGEARGAGDWRPPIIKTVAARGQGVDEVVEALEKHRAWMAEHGELAVRRRRRAAQEVETIAVTALRQRFGDLRGDQRLDALAARVAAGGLDPYTAADELVAGVTGA; encoded by the coding sequence ATGATGGACGTCGCCACGCTGGTCGAGCAGGCGAGGCAGGGCCGGCCGCGTGCCGTGGCCCGGCTGATCTCCCTGGTCGAGGGCGCCTCCCCGCAGTTGCGCGAGGTGATGGCCGCGCTGGCCCCGCTGACCGGCAACGCCTACGTGGTCGGGCTGACCGGCTCGCCCGGCGTCGGCAAGTCCACCTCGACCTCGGCCCTGGTCACCGCCTACCGCAAGCTGGGCCTGCGGGTCGGGGTGCTCGCGGTCGACCCCTCCTCGCCGTTCTCCGGCGGCGCGCTGCTCGGCGACCGGGTGCGGATGCAGGACCACGCCACCGACCCGGAGGTGTTCATCCGCTCCATGGCCACCCGCGGCCACCTGGGCGGCCTGGCCTGGTCGGCCCCGCAGGCGATCCGGGTGCTGGACGCGGCCGGGTGCGAGGTGGTGCTGGTGGAGACGGTCGGCGTCGGGCAGTCCGAGGTGGAGATCGCGGCCCAGGCCGACACCACCGTGGTGCTGCTGGCCCCGGGCATGGGCGACGGCATCCAGGCCGCCAAGGCGGGCATCCTGGAGATCGGCGACGTCTACGTGGTCAACAAGGCCGACCGGGACGGCGCCGACGCCACCGCCCGGGAGCTGAACCACATGCTGGGGCTGGGCGAGGCGCGCGGCGCGGGGGACTGGCGTCCGCCGATCATCAAGACCGTGGCCGCGCGCGGCCAGGGCGTGGACGAGGTGGTCGAGGCGCTGGAGAAGCACCGCGCCTGGATGGCCGAGCACGGGGAGCTGGCGGTGCGCCGACGGCGCCGGGCGGCGCAGGAGGTGGAGACCATCGCGGTCACCGCGCTGCGGCAGCGCTTCGGCGACCTGCGCGGCGACCAGCGGCTGGACGCGCTGGCGGCCCGGGTCGCGGCGGGCGGGCTGGACCCGTACACCGCGGCGGACGAGCTGGTGGCCGGGGTGACCGGCGCCTGA
- a CDS encoding MarR family winged helix-turn-helix transcriptional regulator — MDTTAAVPAEASDAPDPDAPWLTAAEQRLWRAHLEVSRLLMYQLERELQVYGLATNDYTILVELSEAPMRRMRMTDLATATLQSKSRLSHQITRMETAGLVVREGCPGDRRGLYAVLTEQGWDMMRRLAPTHVRSVRNHFIDRLDADQIASMYEALAPIAEHLRELRGRA; from the coding sequence ATGGACACCACAGCAGCGGTCCCCGCGGAAGCCTCCGACGCGCCCGACCCGGATGCCCCCTGGCTCACCGCCGCGGAGCAGCGGCTGTGGCGTGCCCATCTGGAGGTCAGCCGGTTGCTGATGTACCAGCTGGAGCGCGAGCTGCAGGTGTACGGGCTGGCCACCAACGACTACACCATCCTGGTCGAGCTGTCCGAGGCGCCCATGCGCCGGATGCGGATGACCGACCTGGCGACCGCCACCCTCCAGTCCAAGAGCAGGCTGTCGCACCAGATCACCCGGATGGAGACGGCCGGCCTGGTCGTCCGCGAGGGCTGCCCCGGCGACCGGCGCGGGCTGTACGCCGTCCTCACCGAGCAGGGCTGGGACATGATGCGCAGGCTCGCCCCCACCCATGTGCGCAGCGTCCGCAACCACTTCATCGACCGGCTGGACGCCGACCAGATCGCCTCCATGTACGAGGCGCTGGCCCCCATCGCCGAGCACCTGCGCGAGCTGCGCGGCCGCGCCTGA
- a CDS encoding cellulose-binding protein codes for MSDPHSPHGFDTVRRGYERAQVDERISKLIADRDSALARITALEKRIEELHLETQNAQAQVSDAEPSYAGLGARVEKILRLAEEEAKDLREEARRAAEQHRELAEAAAQQVRSEAESYAKDRKAKAEDEGQLIVEKAKSDSTQLRAEATKDAQTKREEADALFEETRTKASQAAHDFETNLAKRREQSERDLAARQAKAEKRLAEIEHRAEQLRLEAEKLRTDAERRARQTVETAQRQSEDIVADANAKADRIRSESERELAALTNRRDSINAQLTNVREMLATLTGAAVAAASLPDDDLTRGVPAQQSR; via the coding sequence ATGAGCGATCCACACTCTCCGCACGGCTTCGACACCGTGCGCCGTGGGTACGAGCGTGCTCAGGTCGACGAACGCATCAGCAAGCTGATTGCAGACCGGGACAGCGCCCTCGCCCGCATCACCGCGCTCGAGAAGCGGATCGAGGAGCTGCACCTCGAAACCCAGAACGCGCAGGCCCAGGTCTCCGACGCGGAGCCCTCGTACGCCGGGCTCGGCGCGCGGGTCGAGAAGATCCTGCGTCTGGCCGAGGAGGAGGCCAAGGACCTGCGCGAGGAGGCCCGTCGGGCCGCCGAGCAGCACCGCGAGCTGGCCGAGGCCGCCGCGCAGCAGGTCCGCAGCGAGGCGGAGTCCTACGCCAAGGACCGCAAGGCCAAGGCCGAGGACGAGGGCCAGCTGATCGTCGAGAAGGCCAAGAGCGACTCGACCCAGCTGCGCGCCGAGGCGACCAAGGACGCGCAGACCAAGCGCGAGGAGGCGGACGCCCTCTTCGAGGAGACCCGCACCAAGGCCTCCCAGGCCGCGCACGACTTCGAGACCAACCTGGCCAAGCGCCGCGAGCAGTCCGAGCGCGACCTGGCCGCCCGTCAGGCCAAGGCCGAGAAGCGCCTCGCGGAGATCGAGCACCGCGCGGAGCAGCTGCGGCTGGAGGCCGAGAAGCTGCGGACCGACGCCGAGCGCCGGGCCCGTCAGACCGTCGAGACGGCGCAGCGCCAGTCCGAGGACATCGTGGCCGACGCCAACGCCAAGGCCGACCGGATCCGCAGCGAGTCCGAGCGCGAGCTGGCCGCCCTGACCAACCGTCGGGACAGCATCAACGCGCAGCTCACCAACGTCCGCGAGATGCTGGCGACGCTGACGGGTGCCGCGGTCGCCGCCGCGTCCCTGCCGGACGACGACCTGACCCGCGGTGTGCCCGCGCAGCAGTCGCGCTGA
- the mce gene encoding methylmalonyl-CoA epimerase, producing MLTRIDHIGIACFDLDRTVEFYRATYGFEVYHTEVNEEQGVREAMLKINDTGDGGASYLQLLEPTREDSAVGKWLAKNGEGVHHIAFGTADVDADSEAIRDKGVRVLYEQPRIGSMGSRITFLHPKDCGGVLTELVTAEPGGHEHA from the coding sequence ATGCTCACACGCATCGACCACATCGGCATCGCCTGCTTCGACCTGGACCGCACCGTCGAGTTCTACCGCGCCACCTACGGTTTCGAGGTGTACCACACCGAGGTCAACGAGGAGCAGGGCGTGCGTGAGGCCATGCTGAAGATCAACGACACCGGTGACGGCGGCGCCTCCTACCTCCAGCTGCTGGAGCCCACCCGGGAGGACTCGGCCGTCGGCAAGTGGCTGGCCAAGAACGGCGAGGGCGTGCACCACATCGCCTTCGGCACCGCCGACGTGGACGCCGACTCCGAGGCCATCCGGGACAAGGGCGTGCGGGTCCTCTACGAGCAGCCCCGAATCGGCTCCATGGGCTCGCGGATCACCTTCCTGCACCCCAAGGACTGCGGCGGGGTGCTGACCGAGCTGGTGACGGCCGAGCCGGGCGGCCACGAGCACGCCTGA
- a CDS encoding alpha/beta fold hydrolase: MTTEPLPPLSALAVRESGSGTPLVLLHAFPLSSRMWQAQLDDLPGRDGSGARVLAVDLRGFGGTDLGPDRPSLDLLADDLALLLDRAGIDRAVVGGLSLGGYTAMALARRHPHRLAGLLLADTKAAADTEQQRANRERIAAAVLARDSVRLLVDEQLPSPLLGAGAAERDPGLVERVRAMIEEAAPASVAWMQRAMAARPDSLAALARLEVPAAVVVGELDAITPPADAEAMAAALPDAVLTVIPQAGHLSALEAPDAFNAAVRALLRRVG; this comes from the coding sequence ATGACGACCGAGCCGCTACCCCCTCTCTCCGCCCTCGCCGTCCGCGAGTCCGGTTCCGGCACGCCGCTGGTGCTGCTGCACGCCTTCCCGCTGTCCTCGCGGATGTGGCAGGCGCAGCTGGACGACCTGCCCGGCCGGGACGGCAGCGGGGCCCGGGTCCTCGCGGTGGACCTGCGCGGCTTCGGCGGCACCGACCTCGGCCCGGACCGCCCCTCGCTGGACCTGCTCGCCGACGACCTGGCGCTGCTGCTGGACCGGGCCGGCATCGACCGCGCGGTGGTCGGCGGGCTCTCGCTCGGCGGCTACACCGCCATGGCCCTGGCCCGCCGGCACCCGCACCGCCTGGCCGGGCTGCTGCTGGCGGACACCAAGGCCGCCGCCGACACCGAGCAGCAGCGCGCCAACCGGGAACGGATCGCCGCCGCCGTCCTCGCCCGCGACAGCGTCCGGCTGCTGGTGGACGAGCAGCTGCCGTCGCCGCTGCTGGGCGCGGGCGCCGCCGAGCGCGATCCGGGGCTGGTCGAGCGGGTCCGGGCGATGATCGAGGAGGCCGCGCCGGCGAGCGTCGCCTGGATGCAGCGGGCCATGGCCGCGCGCCCCGACAGCCTGGCGGCGCTGGCCCGGCTGGAGGTGCCGGCCGCGGTCGTGGTCGGCGAGCTGGACGCGATCACCCCGCCGGCGGACGCCGAGGCCATGGCCGCGGCGCTGCCCGACGCCGTTCTGACCGTCATCCCGCAGGCCGGGCACCTCTCCGCGCTGGAGGCCCCGGACGCCTTCAACGCCGCGGTACGGGCGCTGCTGCGGCGCGTGGGCTGA